Genomic DNA from Candidatus Zixiibacteriota bacterium:
CACCGTGGTCACCGTGGCGCTGTTGCACATCGTCAACTCGATCGAAATCCCGGTCAGCCTGTTCAAGAGTTATCCCGTCTACGCCGGTGTGCAGGACGCTCTCGTCCAATGGTGGTATGGCCATAATGCCGTCGCCTTCTTCCTGACCACGCCGTACCTCGGCCTGATGTATTACTTTATCCCCAAGATGTCGGGCCGGCCGGTGTTTTCGTACCGGCTCTCAATTATCCACTTCTGGGCGCTGATCTTCATATATATCTGGGCCGGACCGCACCACCTGCTTTACACGGCGCTCCCCGACTGGGCCCAGTCGCTCGGTACCGTGTTCTCGATCATGCTGATTGCGCCTTCCTGGGGCGGCATGATCAACGGCCTGCTCACCTTGCGCGGCGCCTGGGACAAAGTCCGCGAAGATCCCACCCTCAAGTTTATGGTCGTGGCGGTCACCGCTTATGGCATGGCTACCTTCGAAGGGCCGATGCTCTCGATCAAGAGCGTCAACGCTATCTCGCACTACACCAGTTGGACGATCGCGCACGTTCACGTCGGCGCGCTCGGCTGGAACGGACTGCTGACCTTCGGCGTCCTCTATTGGCTGATTCCGCGCCTGTTCAGCACCCAGCTCCACTCGCGCAAGTTGGCCAATGCGCACTTCTGGATTTCTACCCTCGGCATCGTCTTCTACGCCGTGCCGATGTATTTCGCCGGCTGGACCGAAGGACTGCTCTGGAAACAGTTCAACGATGTCGGTATGTTGCAGTATCCGAACTTCCTCGAAATCGTCGCACAGATCACGCCGATGTACGCCATCCGCGCCTTCGGCGGCACGCTCTATCTGATCGGCGTCTTTATCATGGGCTACAACCTGATCAAGACCGCGCGCAGCGGCAAGGCCGTCGATAACGAGCCGGCCCAGGCGCCGGCGCTCGTGCCGCACGTCGAGGAGAAATTCAACCTCAAGGACGGCTACGGTCATCGCTGGCTCGAATCCAAGCCGGTGCGCTTCATGCTGCTTTCGCTGGTCGCCGTGGCGATCGGCGGTCTCGTCGAGATCATCCCGACCTTCCTGGTCAAATCCAATATCCCGACCATCGCCGCCGTCAACCCGTACACCCCGCTGGAAATCGAAGGCCGCGACATCTACATCCGCGAAGGCTGCAACAACTGTCACTCGCAGATGGTGCGGCCGTTCCGCTCGGAGACCGAGCGCTACGGCGAATACTCCAAGGTCGGCGAATTCGTCTATGACCATCCGTTCCTGTGGGGCTCCAAACGCACCGGCCCCGACTTGCACCGCGTCGGCGGCAAGTATCCCGACGCCTGGCACTATCAGCACATGGAGGATCCGACCTCGATGTCGCCCGGCTCGATTATGCCGCCGTATCCGTGGCTGCTGACCGCCAAAGTCAACACCGCGCATATCAAGTCGAAGATCAGCGCCCTGCGCTCGATCGGCGTGCCTTACGCCGCCGGCTACGAGGAACAGGCGCTGACCGATATGCAACAGCAGGGCAATGCGATCGCCAAGCGGCTGGAGGAATCCAAGATTGTCGTCAATTGGGATGATGAAATCGTCGCCCTGATCGCTTATCTCCAGCGCCTCGGCACGGACATCAAAGTAGGAGCGCAGGCAGCCCCATGATCAGCGAAGTACTCAGCTCGATTCACAACGTGGAGGTCTATCCGATCGTCACGATGCTGCTCTTTATCGCGGCCTTCGTTGGCGTCGTCATCTGGACTTTCCGCCTGCGCAAGCACGAGGTGGCCCGCCTCAGTCGGCTGCCCCTCGATGATTCCTTGACTTCAGACACTCAGGGAGAGCAAACCCATGGCTAAGCATAAAGACGAACTACTCGACCACGACTACGATGGCATCCGCGAACTCGACAACGACCTGCCCCCGTGGTGGCTCTATCTGTTCTACTTCACCATCGCCTGGGCGGTGCTCTACTTCGCCTTCTACCACGTCATCGGCATCGGTTATCTCAGCTACGACGAGTACCAGCAGGAGGTCAATCCGAAGTACACTCGCGATATGAATCCCGGCTACCAGCCCTCGCGCGTCTTCAAACCGTTCCATTCGCCCTGGTACAAACCCGGCGGCGATGAGACGCCCTACACGATCGCGCTGAGCGGCCCGAAAGCAGCCTTTGTCGAAGAGCGCCCCGAGGATGAACCCGAGCATGCCGCCCTCACCGATCCGGCCGACCTCCAGGCCGGCGCGACGATCTTCAGGATGAACTGCGTCGCCTGCCACGGCGCGGCCGGAGAAGGCGGAATCGGGCCGAACCTTACCGACGACTACTGGCTGCACGGCGCCGGCATCAACAATGTCTTGAAAACGATCAAATTCGGTGTACCGGCCAAGGGCATGATTGCCTGGCGCGGCTTCCTGAAGCAGGATGAAATCCTCCGCGTCGCCAGCTACGTGCTGACTCTGCACGGCACCAATCCGCCCAACGCCAAGGCGCCGCAGGGCGATAAGGTCGTCCCATAGTCGTTGCGGCGACCGGAGAGAATCGCAGGCAGCATGTCAACCGCGCGCCAGGATCAGGACTCGTTTCGCGACCATATCGCCACCGTCGACGAGAAGGGCCGGCGTGTCGTCATCTATCCCGCCAAACCGCGCGGTCCGTTTCATCGCGCTCGCGTGATCGTTGCGGCGGTGTTGCTGGCTTTCCTCTTCGCCGCGCCGCTGATCAAGATCAACGGCCAGCCGCTCCTGCTCTTCAACGTTTTCGAACGCAAGTTCGTCATCTTCGGCCTCGCTTTCTGGCCGCAGGATTTCCACCTCTTCGTGCTGGCGACCCTCACCTTCGTCGTCTTCATCGTGCTCTTCACGGTAATCTTCGGCCGCCTCTGGTGTGGCTGGGCCTGCCCGCAGACGGTGTTCATGGAGATGGTCTTCCGCAAGATCGAGTACTGGATCGAAGGCAATTCCGGCAAACAGCGCTCACTCGACCGCGCCCCCTGGAGCGGTACCAAGGCTTTCAAGAAGATCTCCAAGCACACGCTCTTCCTTGCCGTCTCTTTCCTCGTCGGCAACCTGGCCGTCGCCTATCTGGTTGGCGTCGACAAACTGCTTCAACTTGTCGCCGACGGCCCGGGCCCCCATCTGGCCGCATTTCTGGCCGTGGTGGCGTTTAGCCTGATCACCTACGGCGTCTTTGCGCGCTTCCGCGAGCAAGTCTGCTTCATCGTCTGCCCGTACGGCCGCCTCCAATCGGTACTGCTCGATCCGCGCTCGATCGTGGTTTCCTACGACTTCAAACGCGGCGAACCGCGCGCGCCGATGGCGGCCAAATCCAAGGTCGAACGCTCCGCCGGCGACTGCATCACCTGCAACCAGTGCGTTGAAGTCTGTCCGACCGGCATCGACATCCGCAACGGCACTCAATTGGAGTGTGTCAACTGTACCGCCTGCATCGACGCCTGCAACCACGTCATGGAACGCGTCGGCTTCAAGAAAGGCCTGATTCGCTACGCGTCCTATCGCGGCATCGTCGACGGCGAAAAACTGCGGCTCACCCCGCGCATCATCGGCTACTCCGCAGTCCTGCTCGCGCTGCTTTGCGTCTTCGTGGTCCTGCTCACCGGCCGCACCGCGGTCGAGACTTCGATCCTGCGCACCCCCGGCGTCATGTATCAGGAACTCGATGGCGGCTTGATCCGCAACCTTTACTCGATCAAGGTCATCAACAAGACCTTCGAGCCCATGCCGGTCAAGCTCAAGCTGCACCAGACCGACGGCGCGATCACGATGGTGGCCGGCGACATCAACCTGGTCGCTCAGGGATTGGCGGAACAGGCGTTCTTTGTCGACCGCCCGCGCACGTCTCTGCATTCGTCTCACGATGAAATCCGGATCGAGGTCTGGGCCGGCGATAAACTGATGGAGACCGTCAAAACCAAATTCCTCGGCCCGCGCACGACCGAA
This window encodes:
- the ccoN gene encoding cytochrome-c oxidase, cbb3-type subunit I; translation: MQPETFSYDNKIVRYFTYATIVWGAVGMLVGVIAAFQIFLPAANHGLPWLTFGRLRPLHTNAVIFAFVGNGIFMGVYYSLQRLCKARMFSDTLSYLHFWGWQLIILLAAITLPLGLTTSKEYAELEWPIDILIAVVWVIFAINMFGTIIRRRERHMYVAIWFYIATVVTVALLHIVNSIEIPVSLFKSYPVYAGVQDALVQWWYGHNAVAFFLTTPYLGLMYYFIPKMSGRPVFSYRLSIIHFWALIFIYIWAGPHHLLYTALPDWAQSLGTVFSIMLIAPSWGGMINGLLTLRGAWDKVREDPTLKFMVVAVTAYGMATFEGPMLSIKSVNAISHYTSWTIAHVHVGALGWNGLLTFGVLYWLIPRLFSTQLHSRKLANAHFWISTLGIVFYAVPMYFAGWTEGLLWKQFNDVGMLQYPNFLEIVAQITPMYAIRAFGGTLYLIGVFIMGYNLIKTARSGKAVDNEPAQAPALVPHVEEKFNLKDGYGHRWLESKPVRFMLLSLVAVAIGGLVEIIPTFLVKSNIPTIAAVNPYTPLEIEGRDIYIREGCNNCHSQMVRPFRSETERYGEYSKVGEFVYDHPFLWGSKRTGPDLHRVGGKYPDAWHYQHMEDPTSMSPGSIMPPYPWLLTAKVNTAHIKSKISALRSIGVPYAAGYEEQALTDMQQQGNAIAKRLEESKIVVNWDDEIVALIAYLQRLGTDIKVGAQAAP
- a CDS encoding c-type cytochrome, whose product is MNPGYQPSRVFKPFHSPWYKPGGDETPYTIALSGPKAAFVEERPEDEPEHAALTDPADLQAGATIFRMNCVACHGAAGEGGIGPNLTDDYWLHGAGINNVLKTIKFGVPAKGMIAWRGFLKQDEILRVASYVLTLHGTNPPNAKAPQGDKVVP
- the ccoG gene encoding cytochrome c oxidase accessory protein CcoG, coding for MSTARQDQDSFRDHIATVDEKGRRVVIYPAKPRGPFHRARVIVAAVLLAFLFAAPLIKINGQPLLLFNVFERKFVIFGLAFWPQDFHLFVLATLTFVVFIVLFTVIFGRLWCGWACPQTVFMEMVFRKIEYWIEGNSGKQRSLDRAPWSGTKAFKKISKHTLFLAVSFLVGNLAVAYLVGVDKLLQLVADGPGPHLAAFLAVVAFSLITYGVFARFREQVCFIVCPYGRLQSVLLDPRSIVVSYDFKRGEPRAPMAAKSKVERSAGDCITCNQCVEVCPTGIDIRNGTQLECVNCTACIDACNHVMERVGFKKGLIRYASYRGIVDGEKLRLTPRIIGYSAVLLALLCVFVVLLTGRTAVETSILRTPGVMYQELDGGLIRNLYSIKVINKTFEPMPVKLKLHQTDGAITMVAGDINLVAQGLAEQAFFVDRPRTSLHSSHDEIRIEVWAGDKLMETVKTKFLGPRTTEHHEEEHRDDEH
- a CDS encoding CcoQ/FixQ family Cbb3-type cytochrome c oxidase assembly chaperone: MISEVLSSIHNVEVYPIVTMLLFIAAFVGVVIWTFRLRKHEVARLSRLPLDDSLTSDTQGEQTHG